A stretch of the Capsicum annuum cultivar UCD-10X-F1 chromosome 8, UCD10Xv1.1, whole genome shotgun sequence genome encodes the following:
- the LOC107879864 gene encoding MADS-box protein SVP-like: MGRAKLKMELICKEKARNATFKKRKEGLLKKLYEFTTLCNVDGLMILYGPNGSDPEIWTNSSGNSSSSSSLQQEEIQKLIDQYKKESNLQSGSTKTFDLSDYFVDRNKKVEEELMKLRKMNMEKRYPSWSGSMDRLSEIELRQVLTSLDYKVAEVKSRINSVRGNFPREYLMGGETTRLSQFTHMVQGGIELGGYNYEQLLQVPIYPYCNYSHQEMMMLTRTENNWQYNSNGASSSSTSGGIGNSNMMCAALYEATTTHNMMGNNQLTYGAAAPTILPPPPCIIFPMSQMQHSWNKNEQDDNVKFLPY, translated from the coding sequence ATGGGACGTGCAAAACTGAAAATGGAACTAATATGCAAGGAGAAAGCAAGGAATGCAACAttcaagaaaaggaaagaagGCCTATTGAAGAAGTTGTATGAATTCACTACTCTTTGCAATGTCGATGGACTTATGATTTTGTATGGGCCGAATGGATCCGATCCTGAGATTTGGACAAATAGTAGCGgcaatagtagtagtagtagcagctTACAACAAGAAGAGATTCAGAAGTTGATTGATCAGTACAAGAAGGAGAGTAATTTGCAATCTGGTAGTACTAAAACCTTTGACTTGTCTGATTATTTTGTTGATCGAAACAAGAAAGTCGAAGAGGAGCTGATGAAGTTGAGAAAGATGAACATGGAAAAGAGATATCCGTCTTGGTCAGGGTCCATGGATCGGTTATCTGAAATTGAATTGAGACAAGTTTTAACTTCATTGGATTACAAAGTTGCAGAGGTGAAGTCTAGGATTAATTCGGTCAGAGGAAATTTTCCTAGGGAATATTTGATGGGAGGAGAAACAACAAGATTAAGCCAATTTACTCATATGGTCCAAGGAGGAATAGAATTGGGTGGCTATAATTATGAGCAATTATTGCAAGTTCCAATTTATCCTTACTGTAATTACAGTCATCAAGAAATGATGATGTTAACGAGGACTGAAAATAATTGGCAATACAATAGTAATGGGGCATCATCATCTTCCACTTCCGGTGGCATTGGCAACAGCAACATGATGTGTGCAGCATTGTATGAGGCTACGACGACTCATAACATGATGGGTAATAATCAGTTGACATATGGTGCAGCAGCTCCAACAATCCTGCCGCCACCCCCATGCATCATATTTCCCATGTCCCAAATGCAACATTCTTGGAACAAGAACGAGCAAGATGACAACGTAAAATTTTTACCTTATTAG
- the LOC107839870 gene encoding YTH domain-containing protein ECT4 isoform X3, with amino-acid sequence MAGEKIIEKSEAVAPGLKSDSSTKLTEKDLVSKNDGKVSDSVSSLGAVTGIKGEIDQPPVAEQGYNGTYNQLDDQAYFNSGVQSENGSLLYYMPGYNPYGAGYIGGDGKQPYLSSGYLQQPVSYGSDSMPCYSWGGSTYCADITNSAAPKSGNVKSTFGRNGSVRSNGFNPTKTNGSFSSKNSTMLFNPKNRPSTAISNPPKSIHQAQPFNPANKFQSDVQSGGLTKGYHMVGDFPSYSSQNQGFFMPYDPIHYQTNSRLWNGNYRGKPRGNFTRNGVFEASNELPRGPRANSRSAPSKPSAEEDQLEPTIQREKYNKEDFKTQYDNAKFYIIKSYSEDDIHKCVKYAVWSSTPNGNKKLDTAFLDAEGKASGTDSSCPVFLFFSVNGSGQFLGVAEMVGQVDFNRNMDFWQLDKWSGFFPVKWHIVKDVPNTQFRHIILKNNDNRPVTYSRDTQEIGLKEGLEMLNILKNYSEKTSILDDFNFYEKREKVLKAKRSSKPAIQADVFEKADSVRQFKGGDKVREEELKSNSTDPTASLVSLAKNLSINSRPFKSSV; translated from the exons ATGGCTGGAGAGAAGATTATAGAAAAAT CTGAAGCGGTTGCTCCTGGGCTGAAATCTGATTCCTCTACCAAACTGACCGAGAAGGATTTG GTTTCAAAAAATGATGGAAAAGTATCTGACTCGGTGTCTTCTTTGGGAGCTGTGACTGGCATCAAGGGTGAAATTGATCAACCACCAGTTGCAGAGCAAG GATATAATGGGACCTATAATCAGTTAGATGATCAAGCATACTTTAATTCG GGCGTTCAGTCAGAAAATGGTTCCCTTCTTTATTACATGCCTGGTTATAATCCTTATGGTGCTGGATATATCGGAGGTGACGGAAAGCAGCCCTATCTATCGTCTGGATATCTTCAGCAACCTGTCTCATATGGTTCGGATTCCATGCCATGTTATTCATGGGGTGGTTCGACGTACTGTGCAGATATCACCAATAGTGCTGCTCCCAAATCCGGCAATGTCAAATCAACTTTTGGACGAAATGGTTCGGTGAGATCAAACGGTTTTAATCCAACAAAAACGAATGGTTCTTTCTCGAGCAAAAACTCGACCATGCTTTTTAACCCAAAGAATCGACCGTCTACTGCcatatcaaatccaccaaagtctatcCATCAAGCTCAGCCTTTTAATCCTGCGAACAAG TTTCAGTCTGATGTCCAGTCCGGAGGCCTGACAAAGGGGTATCATATGGTTGGGGACTTCCCATCATACAGCAGTCAAAATCAAGGGTTTTTCATGCCTTATGATCCCATTCACTATCAAACAAACAGTAGATTGTGGAATGGGAACTATAGGGGTAAACCACGGGGAAATTTCACCAGAAATGGTGTGTTTGAGGCATCGAATGAGTTACCTCGTGGTCCCCGTGCCAACAGCAGGAGCGCCCCTTCAAAACCATCTGCTGAGGAGGATCAGCTTGAGCCAACAATTCAGAGGGAGAAGTATAACAAGGAGGATTTTAAGACTCAGTATGATAATGCAAAGTTTTACATTATCAAGTCGTACAGTGAAGATGATATtcacaagtgtgtcaaatatgCTGTATGGTCAAGTACTCCTAATGGAAACAAGAAATTGGACACTGCGTTCCTTGATGCTGAGGGTAAAGCAAGTGGAACTGATTCAAGCTGTCCAGTGTTCCTCTTCTTTTCA GTAAATGGAAGTGGACAGTTTTTAGGTGTAGCTGAGATGGTTGGGCAGGTTGACTTCAACAGAAACATGGACTTTTGGCAGCTTGATAAGTGGAGTGGGTTCTTCCCAGTGAAGTGGCACATAGTTAAAGATGTCCCTAACACACAGTTCAGGCACATCATCCTCAAAAACAATGATAATAGACCTGTAACCTATAGCAGAGATACTCAGGAG ATTGGTTTGAAGGAAGGTTTGGAAATGCTTAACATACTTAAGAACTACTCGGAGAAGACATCTATATTGGATGATTTCAATTTCTATGAGAAGCGTGAGAAAGTGCTCAAGGCTAAAAGGAGTTCAAAACCAGCTATTCAAGCTGATGTATTTGAGAAAGCTGATTCTGTT AGGCAATTCAAAGGAGGAGATAAGGTACGCGAAGAGGAGCTAAAGAGCAACTCGACTGATCCAACTGCATCTCTCGTTTCTCTTGCCAAAAATCTATCGATTAATTCGAGGCCATTCAAAAGTAGTGTCTGA
- the LOC107839870 gene encoding YTH domain-containing protein ECT1 isoform X2 yields MAGEKIIEKSEAVAPGLKSDSSTKLTEKDLVSKNDGKVSDSVSSLGAVTGIKGEIDQPPVAEQGAYYPPTSYCDYYYPGYNGTYNQLDDQAYFNSGVQSENGSLLYYMPGYNPYGAGYIGGDGKQPYLSSGYLQQPVSYGSDSMPCYSWGGSTYCADITNSAAPKSGNVKSTFGRNGSVRSNGFNPTKTNGSFSSKNSTMLFNPKNRPSTAISNPPKSIHQAQPFNPANKSDVQSGGLTKGYHMVGDFPSYSSQNQGFFMPYDPIHYQTNSRLWNGNYRGKPRGNFTRNGVFEASNELPRGPRANSRSAPSKPSAEEDQLEPTIQREKYNKEDFKTQYDNAKFYIIKSYSEDDIHKCVKYAVWSSTPNGNKKLDTAFLDAEGKASGTDSSCPVFLFFSVNGSGQFLGVAEMVGQVDFNRNMDFWQLDKWSGFFPVKWHIVKDVPNTQFRHIILKNNDNRPVTYSRDTQEIGLKEGLEMLNILKNYSEKTSILDDFNFYEKREKVLKAKRSSKPAIQADVFEKADSVRQFKGGDKVREEELKSNSTDPTASLVSLAKNLSINSRPFKSSV; encoded by the exons ATGGCTGGAGAGAAGATTATAGAAAAAT CTGAAGCGGTTGCTCCTGGGCTGAAATCTGATTCCTCTACCAAACTGACCGAGAAGGATTTG GTTTCAAAAAATGATGGAAAAGTATCTGACTCGGTGTCTTCTTTGGGAGCTGTGACTGGCATCAAGGGTGAAATTGATCAACCACCAGTTGCAGAGCAAGGTGCTTATTATCCACCTACTAGCTATTGCGATTACTACTACCCAG GATATAATGGGACCTATAATCAGTTAGATGATCAAGCATACTTTAATTCG GGCGTTCAGTCAGAAAATGGTTCCCTTCTTTATTACATGCCTGGTTATAATCCTTATGGTGCTGGATATATCGGAGGTGACGGAAAGCAGCCCTATCTATCGTCTGGATATCTTCAGCAACCTGTCTCATATGGTTCGGATTCCATGCCATGTTATTCATGGGGTGGTTCGACGTACTGTGCAGATATCACCAATAGTGCTGCTCCCAAATCCGGCAATGTCAAATCAACTTTTGGACGAAATGGTTCGGTGAGATCAAACGGTTTTAATCCAACAAAAACGAATGGTTCTTTCTCGAGCAAAAACTCGACCATGCTTTTTAACCCAAAGAATCGACCGTCTACTGCcatatcaaatccaccaaagtctatcCATCAAGCTCAGCCTTTTAATCCTGCGAACAAG TCTGATGTCCAGTCCGGAGGCCTGACAAAGGGGTATCATATGGTTGGGGACTTCCCATCATACAGCAGTCAAAATCAAGGGTTTTTCATGCCTTATGATCCCATTCACTATCAAACAAACAGTAGATTGTGGAATGGGAACTATAGGGGTAAACCACGGGGAAATTTCACCAGAAATGGTGTGTTTGAGGCATCGAATGAGTTACCTCGTGGTCCCCGTGCCAACAGCAGGAGCGCCCCTTCAAAACCATCTGCTGAGGAGGATCAGCTTGAGCCAACAATTCAGAGGGAGAAGTATAACAAGGAGGATTTTAAGACTCAGTATGATAATGCAAAGTTTTACATTATCAAGTCGTACAGTGAAGATGATATtcacaagtgtgtcaaatatgCTGTATGGTCAAGTACTCCTAATGGAAACAAGAAATTGGACACTGCGTTCCTTGATGCTGAGGGTAAAGCAAGTGGAACTGATTCAAGCTGTCCAGTGTTCCTCTTCTTTTCA GTAAATGGAAGTGGACAGTTTTTAGGTGTAGCTGAGATGGTTGGGCAGGTTGACTTCAACAGAAACATGGACTTTTGGCAGCTTGATAAGTGGAGTGGGTTCTTCCCAGTGAAGTGGCACATAGTTAAAGATGTCCCTAACACACAGTTCAGGCACATCATCCTCAAAAACAATGATAATAGACCTGTAACCTATAGCAGAGATACTCAGGAG ATTGGTTTGAAGGAAGGTTTGGAAATGCTTAACATACTTAAGAACTACTCGGAGAAGACATCTATATTGGATGATTTCAATTTCTATGAGAAGCGTGAGAAAGTGCTCAAGGCTAAAAGGAGTTCAAAACCAGCTATTCAAGCTGATGTATTTGAGAAAGCTGATTCTGTT AGGCAATTCAAAGGAGGAGATAAGGTACGCGAAGAGGAGCTAAAGAGCAACTCGACTGATCCAACTGCATCTCTCGTTTCTCTTGCCAAAAATCTATCGATTAATTCGAGGCCATTCAAAAGTAGTGTCTGA
- the LOC107839870 gene encoding YTH domain-containing protein ECT1 isoform X4 → MAGEKIIEKSEAVAPGLKSDSSTKLTEKDLVSKNDGKVSDSVSSLGAVTGIKGEIDQPPVAEQGYNGTYNQLDDQAYFNSGVQSENGSLLYYMPGYNPYGAGYIGGDGKQPYLSSGYLQQPVSYGSDSMPCYSWGGSTYCADITNSAAPKSGNVKSTFGRNGSVRSNGFNPTKTNGSFSSKNSTMLFNPKNRPSTAISNPPKSIHQAQPFNPANKSDVQSGGLTKGYHMVGDFPSYSSQNQGFFMPYDPIHYQTNSRLWNGNYRGKPRGNFTRNGVFEASNELPRGPRANSRSAPSKPSAEEDQLEPTIQREKYNKEDFKTQYDNAKFYIIKSYSEDDIHKCVKYAVWSSTPNGNKKLDTAFLDAEGKASGTDSSCPVFLFFSVNGSGQFLGVAEMVGQVDFNRNMDFWQLDKWSGFFPVKWHIVKDVPNTQFRHIILKNNDNRPVTYSRDTQEIGLKEGLEMLNILKNYSEKTSILDDFNFYEKREKVLKAKRSSKPAIQADVFEKADSVRQFKGGDKVREEELKSNSTDPTASLVSLAKNLSINSRPFKSSV, encoded by the exons ATGGCTGGAGAGAAGATTATAGAAAAAT CTGAAGCGGTTGCTCCTGGGCTGAAATCTGATTCCTCTACCAAACTGACCGAGAAGGATTTG GTTTCAAAAAATGATGGAAAAGTATCTGACTCGGTGTCTTCTTTGGGAGCTGTGACTGGCATCAAGGGTGAAATTGATCAACCACCAGTTGCAGAGCAAG GATATAATGGGACCTATAATCAGTTAGATGATCAAGCATACTTTAATTCG GGCGTTCAGTCAGAAAATGGTTCCCTTCTTTATTACATGCCTGGTTATAATCCTTATGGTGCTGGATATATCGGAGGTGACGGAAAGCAGCCCTATCTATCGTCTGGATATCTTCAGCAACCTGTCTCATATGGTTCGGATTCCATGCCATGTTATTCATGGGGTGGTTCGACGTACTGTGCAGATATCACCAATAGTGCTGCTCCCAAATCCGGCAATGTCAAATCAACTTTTGGACGAAATGGTTCGGTGAGATCAAACGGTTTTAATCCAACAAAAACGAATGGTTCTTTCTCGAGCAAAAACTCGACCATGCTTTTTAACCCAAAGAATCGACCGTCTACTGCcatatcaaatccaccaaagtctatcCATCAAGCTCAGCCTTTTAATCCTGCGAACAAG TCTGATGTCCAGTCCGGAGGCCTGACAAAGGGGTATCATATGGTTGGGGACTTCCCATCATACAGCAGTCAAAATCAAGGGTTTTTCATGCCTTATGATCCCATTCACTATCAAACAAACAGTAGATTGTGGAATGGGAACTATAGGGGTAAACCACGGGGAAATTTCACCAGAAATGGTGTGTTTGAGGCATCGAATGAGTTACCTCGTGGTCCCCGTGCCAACAGCAGGAGCGCCCCTTCAAAACCATCTGCTGAGGAGGATCAGCTTGAGCCAACAATTCAGAGGGAGAAGTATAACAAGGAGGATTTTAAGACTCAGTATGATAATGCAAAGTTTTACATTATCAAGTCGTACAGTGAAGATGATATtcacaagtgtgtcaaatatgCTGTATGGTCAAGTACTCCTAATGGAAACAAGAAATTGGACACTGCGTTCCTTGATGCTGAGGGTAAAGCAAGTGGAACTGATTCAAGCTGTCCAGTGTTCCTCTTCTTTTCA GTAAATGGAAGTGGACAGTTTTTAGGTGTAGCTGAGATGGTTGGGCAGGTTGACTTCAACAGAAACATGGACTTTTGGCAGCTTGATAAGTGGAGTGGGTTCTTCCCAGTGAAGTGGCACATAGTTAAAGATGTCCCTAACACACAGTTCAGGCACATCATCCTCAAAAACAATGATAATAGACCTGTAACCTATAGCAGAGATACTCAGGAG ATTGGTTTGAAGGAAGGTTTGGAAATGCTTAACATACTTAAGAACTACTCGGAGAAGACATCTATATTGGATGATTTCAATTTCTATGAGAAGCGTGAGAAAGTGCTCAAGGCTAAAAGGAGTTCAAAACCAGCTATTCAAGCTGATGTATTTGAGAAAGCTGATTCTGTT AGGCAATTCAAAGGAGGAGATAAGGTACGCGAAGAGGAGCTAAAGAGCAACTCGACTGATCCAACTGCATCTCTCGTTTCTCTTGCCAAAAATCTATCGATTAATTCGAGGCCATTCAAAAGTAGTGTCTGA
- the LOC107839870 gene encoding YTH domain-containing protein ECT1 isoform X1, translating into MAGEKIIEKSEAVAPGLKSDSSTKLTEKDLVSKNDGKVSDSVSSLGAVTGIKGEIDQPPVAEQGAYYPPTSYCDYYYPGYNGTYNQLDDQAYFNSGVQSENGSLLYYMPGYNPYGAGYIGGDGKQPYLSSGYLQQPVSYGSDSMPCYSWGGSTYCADITNSAAPKSGNVKSTFGRNGSVRSNGFNPTKTNGSFSSKNSTMLFNPKNRPSTAISNPPKSIHQAQPFNPANKFQSDVQSGGLTKGYHMVGDFPSYSSQNQGFFMPYDPIHYQTNSRLWNGNYRGKPRGNFTRNGVFEASNELPRGPRANSRSAPSKPSAEEDQLEPTIQREKYNKEDFKTQYDNAKFYIIKSYSEDDIHKCVKYAVWSSTPNGNKKLDTAFLDAEGKASGTDSSCPVFLFFSVNGSGQFLGVAEMVGQVDFNRNMDFWQLDKWSGFFPVKWHIVKDVPNTQFRHIILKNNDNRPVTYSRDTQEIGLKEGLEMLNILKNYSEKTSILDDFNFYEKREKVLKAKRSSKPAIQADVFEKADSVRQFKGGDKVREEELKSNSTDPTASLVSLAKNLSINSRPFKSSV; encoded by the exons ATGGCTGGAGAGAAGATTATAGAAAAAT CTGAAGCGGTTGCTCCTGGGCTGAAATCTGATTCCTCTACCAAACTGACCGAGAAGGATTTG GTTTCAAAAAATGATGGAAAAGTATCTGACTCGGTGTCTTCTTTGGGAGCTGTGACTGGCATCAAGGGTGAAATTGATCAACCACCAGTTGCAGAGCAAGGTGCTTATTATCCACCTACTAGCTATTGCGATTACTACTACCCAG GATATAATGGGACCTATAATCAGTTAGATGATCAAGCATACTTTAATTCG GGCGTTCAGTCAGAAAATGGTTCCCTTCTTTATTACATGCCTGGTTATAATCCTTATGGTGCTGGATATATCGGAGGTGACGGAAAGCAGCCCTATCTATCGTCTGGATATCTTCAGCAACCTGTCTCATATGGTTCGGATTCCATGCCATGTTATTCATGGGGTGGTTCGACGTACTGTGCAGATATCACCAATAGTGCTGCTCCCAAATCCGGCAATGTCAAATCAACTTTTGGACGAAATGGTTCGGTGAGATCAAACGGTTTTAATCCAACAAAAACGAATGGTTCTTTCTCGAGCAAAAACTCGACCATGCTTTTTAACCCAAAGAATCGACCGTCTACTGCcatatcaaatccaccaaagtctatcCATCAAGCTCAGCCTTTTAATCCTGCGAACAAG TTTCAGTCTGATGTCCAGTCCGGAGGCCTGACAAAGGGGTATCATATGGTTGGGGACTTCCCATCATACAGCAGTCAAAATCAAGGGTTTTTCATGCCTTATGATCCCATTCACTATCAAACAAACAGTAGATTGTGGAATGGGAACTATAGGGGTAAACCACGGGGAAATTTCACCAGAAATGGTGTGTTTGAGGCATCGAATGAGTTACCTCGTGGTCCCCGTGCCAACAGCAGGAGCGCCCCTTCAAAACCATCTGCTGAGGAGGATCAGCTTGAGCCAACAATTCAGAGGGAGAAGTATAACAAGGAGGATTTTAAGACTCAGTATGATAATGCAAAGTTTTACATTATCAAGTCGTACAGTGAAGATGATATtcacaagtgtgtcaaatatgCTGTATGGTCAAGTACTCCTAATGGAAACAAGAAATTGGACACTGCGTTCCTTGATGCTGAGGGTAAAGCAAGTGGAACTGATTCAAGCTGTCCAGTGTTCCTCTTCTTTTCA GTAAATGGAAGTGGACAGTTTTTAGGTGTAGCTGAGATGGTTGGGCAGGTTGACTTCAACAGAAACATGGACTTTTGGCAGCTTGATAAGTGGAGTGGGTTCTTCCCAGTGAAGTGGCACATAGTTAAAGATGTCCCTAACACACAGTTCAGGCACATCATCCTCAAAAACAATGATAATAGACCTGTAACCTATAGCAGAGATACTCAGGAG ATTGGTTTGAAGGAAGGTTTGGAAATGCTTAACATACTTAAGAACTACTCGGAGAAGACATCTATATTGGATGATTTCAATTTCTATGAGAAGCGTGAGAAAGTGCTCAAGGCTAAAAGGAGTTCAAAACCAGCTATTCAAGCTGATGTATTTGAGAAAGCTGATTCTGTT AGGCAATTCAAAGGAGGAGATAAGGTACGCGAAGAGGAGCTAAAGAGCAACTCGACTGATCCAACTGCATCTCTCGTTTCTCTTGCCAAAAATCTATCGATTAATTCGAGGCCATTCAAAAGTAGTGTCTGA
- the LOC107839872 gene encoding tRNA pseudouridine synthase A: MKKDQSQPLISETSKHSLDQRPDSPQRPAKFAKVNEDNIAEEKELVSRTMNPNPRLQRYLIAIEYIGTRFAGAQQQPNCRTVVGVLEEAFKKFVGQPVSVFCSSRTDAGVHALSNVCHVDVERTSKRKPGEVLPPHEPLVVKRAVNHFLQKNEGDIMVIDVRCVPADFHARYKAQERTYFYRLLSGPEPVSSFERDRAWHVPENLDLLAMQKACNILIGRHDFSSFRAAACQANSPIRTLDELNITEVVSTPYFPSISERLKSSNVIEDPTVSIGSDTNHSHISLNTNEEKLEGPSGEACQKFGLRRRHRCYVVTARARSFLYHQVRLLVGVLKSVGAGDLTAPDVKRILEAKSIAEAPPMAPACGLYLGHVKYDLPPGTYQSQ, from the exons ATGAAAAAGGATCAATCACAGCCGTTGATTTCGGAGACTAGTAAACACTCGCTTGATCAACGGCCTGATTCTCCTCAACGGCCGGCGAAATTCGCCAAGGTAAACGAGGACAACATCGCCGAAGAGAAAGAGTTGGTTAGTAGAACAATGAATCCGAATCCTCGGCTACAGCGGTATTTGATTGCGATTGAGTATATAGGAACGCGATTCGCCGGTGCGCAGCAGCAACCTAATTGCAGAACAGTCGTCGGTGTTCTTGAG GAAGCCTTCAAGAAGTTTGTTGGACAGCCAGTATCAGTATTTTGCTCTAGTCGAACT GATGCTGGAGTACATGCTCTTTCAAATGTTTGCCATGTAGATGTTGAAAGGACTAGTAAAAGGAAACCTGGTGAAGTG TTACCTCCCCATGAGCCTTTGGTGGTAAAAAGAGCCGTGAACCACTTTTTACAG AAGAATGAGGGTGATATAATGGTTATTGACGTTCGATGTGTTCCAGCTGATTTTCATGCCAGATATAAAGCTCAAGAACGCAC GTACTTCTACCGATTGTTATCTGGACCAGAGCCAGTATCAAGCTTTGAGAGAGACCGGGCTTGGCATGTGCCTGAGAATCTGGATCTTCTTGCCATGCAG AAGGCATGTAACATTCTTATTGGACGTCATGACTTCAGTTCTTTCAGAGCAGCTGCTTGTCAG GCGAACTCACCCATCAGAACTCTGGATGAACTTAATATTACTGAGGTcgtttcaactccttattttccATCAATCTCAGAGCGACTAAAGAGCAGTAATGTGATAGAGGATCCAACTGTATCCATCGGTTCAGACACCAACCACTCCCACATCTCTTTGAACACCAACGAAGAAAAGTTGGAAGGTCCAAGTGGTGAGGCTTGTCAAAAGTTTGGCCTTAGAAGAAGACACCGCTGCTATGTGGTAACCGCAAGGGCACGATCTTTTCTTTACCATCAG GTTAGGCTGCTTGTTGGAGTCCTCAAGTCAGTGGGGGCTGGAGATCTAACGGCTCCAGATG TAAAACGCATCCTTGAAGCAAAATCCATCGCTGAAGCACCTCCGATGGCTCCAGCTTGTGGTCTTTATCTTGGACATGTCAAATATGATTTGCCTCCTGGGACTTATCAAAGCCAATAA